The region ATATCCAACATTAAATGCGTCCATATGCGAGAAATATGATGCATAGGTACCAGTATTACTTCCGTTAATATCAGTAGCCCACATCCAATCAATATTTGACATTGAACTAAAGTTACCATTATTTACTACAGAATAGCTATTAGCTTCTACACTACCATTAAGTGCTTTATTTGAATATTCTTTAGCTAAATCAAACTTTTCTGTATAAAGATAAAATCTTGACAATAAACCTGCCACAACACTTTTATCAATAAAATTGATATTTGGACGAGCATACTTTTCCAATAAGCTATATGCTTCTTTTAAATCTTGCTCAATGAATTTATTCACTTCAATGGCTTTAACACGGTTATATTGATAAACAAATTCTCCTTTATCATTAACAGTTTCTAAACTTATTCCGTCTCCATTGTATTCATATAAACGTATCAAATTAAGATTTGCAAACGCTCGCAATGCAAGTACACGACCATACATAACACTTGACTTATAATCAGGATTAGTTCGTATTAAAGATTGAATAACTTGATTAGCATTATGAGCTAATTTATTATAATAATTATAGATAGTTGCAGTATTATTATTCTCTAGTCTATCTGTATAGTTATACTGATAAGAAAACCAGTTCATATTAGCATATGCAACATCATTACTCATCGCATCTACTGCGATATCAACTCCTTTTTGTCCAAAATCTTCATGTTGACCAACTTCAGCTACTCCAGATTTAAACATTAAGTTTAAACCTCCATTTTCTAATCCTTCATTAAGAATAAGAGCTGACTCAGGAAATGCTGCTAAAGCAGCCATTTGTTCATCTGAAAACTTAGAATTTAATTTATTTTCTGTAAAATCCTTTGAACAAGAAGCTAATAACACTGCTCCAAGAACAAAGCTTGAATATAATATTTTTTTCATAATAATTACGACCTAATGATTAAAATTGAATATTAGCACCAAATGCAAATGTTCTATACAGTGGATAACCTGTACCCGAAAGTCCTGTTAGATTTAACCTTGGATCATATCCTTGACGTTTAGACCATAAAGCAGCATTATCAACCATAGCGTATAAACGCAATTTAGATAACCCTAAGTGATCTGTAACTTCTTTGTTAAATGTGTATCCCACAGTAATATTCTGTAAACTTAAATAATCTGATTTAATTAATGCTAATGTAGAACCACCGTAAGCACTCGCTTTATCACTAACATCAACTCTTGGCAAACTTCCTTGTTTTGTAACTGGATCCCAAGTTTTGCTAAAATCATTATGTAAGTTCTGACCTGGTTTTACTGAGAAGAAGCTAGTGTATTTAGTATCATATCCATACCCACCAAATTGATACGCAAAATTAGCTGACAAATCAAATCCTTTATATTCTGCATTTAATCCAAATCCACCATACACAGTAGGTATAGGTGATTTATCTATTTTTTGTAATGTTGCATCATTCCAGTTCTCTGTAATAGAACGTTCTCCTGTTTTATCATCAATTTTGATAAATTGTGCATTTCCGTTCTCTTGGTTAACACCTACATATTCTTTTAAATAGTATTCATATATAGATCCTCCCTCTTCTCTAACAAACTGTCCTGATTTAATACTTTTTTGTCCTGCAGGCAATTTTGTAATCTCATTTTTATAATGAGTTCCGTTTATGTTCAAGCTAACTTTTAAATCATTAGTACGAACGATTTCACTAGATAAATTAACCTCAACACCAGTATTTTTCATATTACCTGCATTATAAGGCATTTGCTTAAATCCAGTAACAAGAGGTGTTGGTACAAAGAACAACATATCATCAACCTTTCTAATGAAATATTCAGCCTCAACAGCTATTCTTCCATTTAAGAAAGAAGCCTCAAAACCAGCATTAAAGTTTTTATTTACTTCCCAAGTAATATCTTTATTTCCTTTAGTTTCACCAATAATTGTAATAGGTGCATCTGGATCAAAAGAAGGCTTAATTGAATATTGGTTTTGATAAGGGTTCATCATTAATAAATTGTCATTCCCTTGTTCACCATAACTTGATTTAAGTTTTAGTTGGTCAATCCAAGCAATGTCTTTCATGAAGTTTTCAGATGAAATAACCCATGCACCTCCAACACCAAAGAAAGTACCCCATTTGTTATCTGGATGAAAATAAGAAGAAGCATCACGTCTAATACTAGCATTAACGAAGTACTTATTATTATACCCGTAGTTAAGTTTAGCGAAGTATCCTTCTAACGAATAAGTTTCATTACCTCCATTAGCACTGCGAATAACAGCAGCATGATCAACAAATGGACTATCTGGGAATAACATATTTGTACGTTGCACATATAAGTTTTCTTTCTTTCTATTCATTGTTTCATGCCCTAATAAGATGTCAACAGAATGTTGTCCAAACCATTTGTTATAATTTAATAACTGTTGGTTAGTAACAGCAAACATTTTATCATCTTCTTGGTTAGCACGACCATTAACACCAGTACCTGAACCGTAAACAGGGTTCATAGTGTAACGTAATACATTACTATATAAATCAGCAGAAAGAACATATTTAAAAGTTAATCCCTCAGCTAATTTCATGTCTAAATAAGTCGAAGTAAATACCTGATCAGAAACAAATTTTCTGTAATCATTAGTTCCTGATGCATATGGATTAGAATTTTGTCCAAAAGGTCTTACATAAGGAGTAATACTTCCAGAACCATCATCATATAATACATTACCACTTTTGTCCTTCATGATACTACCTTCTTTATCATATGCATGAACAGGGTAAATAGGTGCTATTGAAGCTGACCAGAAAAATGGATTTGAAAAAGCGCTATTATTACCTCTAATGTAATCTCCTCCCATTGGATTTTCTCTCTCAACATGAGAATAATTAACACTACCACCAACTTTGAAAGTTTTGTTAATACGACTATCTACACTTAAACGCCCTGTAATTTTTTGGTAGTCATTATTTGCAACAATACCTTCATTTTTCTCATGTCCTAAAGACATAGAGAATGTTGTATTATCACTTCCTCCTGAAAAACTTAAATTATTCTGAGTAAACAACCCATCTCTAAATAAATAATCATCATATAATTCATGATACATCAATTGAGCATTTGGATTTATCTTTCCTGTAGTAGGATCGATTAACTGATCATTAGGAACATTATAAATATTATAACCTAACCCAGAACCAAGTTTACCAGCACTTTCAGAAATAAGTCCTTGAGAAGCCATCTGAGAAGCTTTATCAAAGCTGTTACCAGCTGTCATATAACTATTTCTCAAAGCAGCATAATAAGACTCATAGTATTTTGAGGGGCTGCTCATCTTATTATAGTCTTGGAAATTAGAACTTGCAATACCTACTTTAGTATCAAATGATACTTTAGTTTGTCCTGATTGACCACGTTTTGTTGTAATAATAATAACTCCGTTTGCACCTCTATTTCCATATAAAGCAGCTGCAGAGGCATCTTTTAAGAAAGAGATAGTTTCTATATCAGAATTATTAATAGCACTTAAAGATCCATTAAATGGAACTCCATCAACAACTAATAACGGATCAGAACTCGCAGAAATAGATCCTAAACCTCTAAAACGAATTGTTGCATTATCACCAGGTGAACCACTATTATTCATAATTTGAACCCCAGCAACTTTACCTACTAAACCTTGAGTTACATCAGAAGTAGTTACATCTCTAATTTGTTTACTATCAACTACAGCAATAGATCCTGCAATAGAAGTTTTTGTTTGAGTACCATACGCAGTTACTACAACCTCATCTAACATAGAATCCTCAGATTCTAAAGCAACGTTATAGTTATTTGCTGTAGACACCTTATATTCTTTATCGTTCATACCAATGAAAGAGTATACCAATACATCTCCAGGTTTTACTTTTAAAGAATATTTTCCATCTAGATCTGTCTGAGTTCCCTCTTGAGTTCCCTTAATTACCACAGTTACCCCTGGCAATGGAAGTCCTCCCTCAGATACTACTCCAGATAGAGTCTTTTGTTGTGCAAAAGAAACTTGCACAGCTAGCCCTGCTGCCAGAGCTAAAGTCCATCTTAACTTAGAAATCATTATTAAATTGAATTAGTTAGTTCACAAATCTAAAAAAGTAATTAGATAACCTAACCAGAAGCACCACTATTAACTATACTAACAAAAACAAATCATAACAAATTAAACTATCATCAACAAAACAACACAATATCAAACAATATTACAAATATTAAAATCAAATAATACACATTAAGAAACTCAAAAACAATTTGAAATACTAAACAAATCAAAACACAATTAATTTAATTAACACATAATTATTCTCAATGCTTTATCAATGCTTATTTATTAAAAGCAAGTGCCAAAAAAAAGCATCCTTTTTAACATAAGTTTGAATCTATTTATATCAATTTTATAATAAGACTTTTATTACTAGACAATAGATTAATACTTACTTTTGTATTATAAATAAAGTTTATCTTATTATGTTATTACCAAACTATTCTTCATACACACTAGAAGCAGGAACAGATGAAGCTGGCAGAGGCTGCATAGCAGGTCCTGTAACAGCCGCTGCTGTAATTCTTCCAAAAGATTTTCTAAATGAGGAAATAAATGATTCTAAGCAGATAACTGCCAAAACACGGTACAAACTCAGAGAATTAATAGAAGAGAATGCGTTAACTTACAAAGTAACTCATCTACATGAAGATACAATCGAAGAACTAAATATATTACATGCCTCTATTAAAGCCATGACACTATCAGTGTTAGACTTAGATCCTAAACCAGAGTTTCTCATCATAGATGGCAACCGATTCACTCCTATCCCTGACTTACTCCACCAGTGTATTGTCAAAGGAGACACAAAATATCTTAGCCTAGCTGCCGCCTCTATCTTAGCTAAAACATACAGAGATGACTATATGGATAAGATACACGAAGAGTTTCCGATGTATAATTGGAAAAAGAATAAAGGATATCCAACTAAAGAGCACAGAGAAGCTATTGTAAAATTCGGTGCTTGCAAGTATCATAGAATGTCATTTAAACTCTTACCTGATCAACTAAAGTTAGAACTATAATCAAAGTTCATTTTATATAAACGGGGCTGTCTCATAAAGACAGCCTCTTTTTTTAGTCATATTTAGTATATTTACACTCTTATTATTTGTTTATTTAGTTGATTATCAGTATTTTTAAGTTGATAAATCAATGTATTTATGGCAAAACAATCCCCTAGATTTAAATACTACGCTCAGAATCAAATGAGCTTAATTCCTCATTCCTTAGATGATTTTATCCCTAAGTTACATCCTGTACGTATTATTAATACAGTAATAGATAAGTTAGACTTAGAAAGCTTATATGATAGCTACTCTAAATGTGGTGGTATCAGTTATCATCCAAAGATGTTACTAAAGGTTCTAATTTATGGTTACCTAAACAATGTGTACAGTAGTCGCAAGCTTGAGCAAGCCTGTTTAGAGAATGTTCATTATATGTGGTTAAGTGGTATGTCCTACCCAGACCACAATACAATTAATCGTTTTCGCTCTTCAAAACTTAAGGATTATATAGAGCAAATCTTTACTCAGATTGTTGAGTTATTCATAGCGGAAGGTTTTATTAGTATTGAAGAGGCTTATATTGATGGAACTAAAATCGAGGCCAATGCTAATAAATTCACCTTTGTTTGGAAGAAAGCTATTTCAAATTATAAAGAAAAGATGGTTCAGCAGATTCTAGAAATATGGGGTTATGCAGACTCTATTGCCAGACAAGAAAGTGAACTTCCACCACCCCCAGACTTTAAGAAAATAGATGCAGAGACTATAAATCAAGCCATTGACACATTAAATGCAGCGTTAAAAGACAATCCAGATGTTGACCAGAAAGTAAAGAACAAACTTAAGTATATCAGCAAAGAGTACCCTACAAAAATTCAAGAGTACCAAGAGCATGAAGCTATACTAGAAGATCGCAATTCTTATTCTAAAACAGATAAGGATGCTACTTTTATGCGTATGAAGGAAGATCATATGAATAGTGGTTTTCTAAAAGCAGGCTACAATGTTCAAATATCAACCAACAATCAATATATCCTTGCCTATAGTATACATTCAAACCCAACTGATACAACTACATTAATACCTCACTTAGAAAAATTCAAAGAGAATTATGGCGAATATCCAAAGTCTGTTATAGCAGACGCAGGGTATGGTAGTCAAGAAAATTACACCTATTTAGAGGATCAACAAATTAAAGCTTTTGTGAAGTATAATACTTTTGAGCAAGAGCAAGAACAAGTAGAAAAAAAAACCAGGAAGAATGCTAAGCAAAGTACAAAGCCTTTTGCAACAGATAAATTATTTTACCAACACAAAGGTGATTATTTTGTATGTCCTATGGGACAAGAAATGCACTATATTGGAGATACAACAAAAGCTACAACTACAGGCTTTATCCAAACATTAAGGCAATATCAAGCTAAAAATTGTCAAGGTTGTCCTTTAAATGGTGTATGCCATAAAGCAAAAGGCAATCGGACTATAGAAATAAACTTTGAATTACAACGACACCGAAAAAAAGCAAGTAAATTACTCACTACAAAAGAAGGTGTTGACAAGCGTACACAAAGGTGTCACGATGTAGAAACAGTTTTCGGAAACATTAAACAGAACCATGGGTTCCGCCGATTTATGCTTCGTGGTAAGGAAAAAGTCGCAATAGAATGGGGATTATTGGCAATTGCACAAAATATTAGAAAGAGAGCTGCCTAAAAAGGCTCTTTTAGTTCCTTTTTTCTTTAATATCCTTTTTCAATCCTCTGAGGTTTGCATATTTTAAGAAAATCCTCTAAAAACAATATCTAAAATATCAGAACAAAGAGAGCTGTCTCTTTTTGCAATGAGACAGCCCCGTTTTTTTGCTCTACACTTTTAGATGATTGGTAGGTACTCTCGAGGTGATAGCATAGTGATAGGCAATTTATGCACTTTTAAGCCGACCACATGCCGATCATATGCCGACCACTACCTATTTAAATCAAAAAACACCATATAAAAAGGACTGTTTCTACAAAAATAGAAAACAGTCCTTTTTATATGTATTACAACAGATATATACTATTTAGCAAAAATCTTGTTCACTGCATTAATCGTGTAATCTAAATCCTCATAAGTCAATGCATCTGTAATAAACCAAGTCTCATAAGAAGAAGGGGCTATATACACTCCTTCTGCTAACAACCCATGGAAGAATTTTTTAAAATTGTCATTATTACCATACCCTGCTGTCTCAAAATCCACTACTTCTCGATCATCAAAAAAGACGGAAATCATTGACCCTACGCGATTGATAGTATAAGATACATTATTATCACTTAATACCTTGCGCATTCCCTTTTCTAAGTAAGCAGTCTTCTCTTCTAAACGTTTAAATAGATTCTTATCTTTATTAATCTCTTGTAGCATCGTTAGACCTGCTGCCATTGCTAAAGGATTACCTGATAGGGTACCTGCCTGGTACACTGGCCCTACTGGCGCAAGGTAATTCATAATCTCATTACGAGCTGCAAACGCTCCTACTGGCAAACCTCCTCCGATAACTTTACCGAATGTAACAATGTCTGCACTCACACCAAATAACTCCTGTGCTCCACCTTGTGCAAGACGGAATCCTGTCATCACTTCATCAAAGATTAATAAAGCTCCATGTGTATCACATAGTGCTCTTAATCCATCTAAAAACCCTTTAGCTGGAGGCACACACCCCATATTACCAGCGACTGGCTCAACGATGATCGCAGCCACCTCTCCTTTATTAGCTTCTAAGATAGATGCTACATTAGCTAGATCATTATAAGTAGCCAATAGAGTATCTTTAGCTGTACCTGCTGTTACACCAGGGCTATTCGGAGATCCGAACGTTACAGCTCCACT is a window of Myroides oncorhynchi DNA encoding:
- a CDS encoding RagB/SusD family nutrient uptake outer membrane protein — protein: MKKILYSSFVLGAVLLASCSKDFTENKLNSKFSDEQMAALAAFPESALILNEGLENGGLNLMFKSGVAEVGQHEDFGQKGVDIAVDAMSNDVAYANMNWFSYQYNYTDRLENNNTATIYNYYNKLAHNANQVIQSLIRTNPDYKSSVMYGRVLALRAFANLNLIRLYEYNGDGISLETVNDKGEFVYQYNRVKAIEVNKFIEQDLKEAYSLLEKYARPNINFIDKSVVAGLLSRFYLYTEKFDLAKEYSNKALNGSVEANSYSVVNNGNFSSMSNIDWMWATDINGSNTGTYASYFSHMDAFNVGYGKVGNTTKSIDRRLYDEMNTSDIRRTDWFADGKKVYTSPKWGNDKDGKPVTKVIPRYVNTKFVDPTMFLGDYCYMRKTEMVFNYIEALIKLGDEGSAKTMLAQYMSSRDKSYDINARLTKHSLFKEFQIQKRIELWGEGFGLLDMKRWNVSLERKYEGTNHIVNGQINIAVPSAQFTLQFPLAERNANALLAPQNPIK
- a CDS encoding SusC/RagA family TonB-linked outer membrane protein → MISKLRWTLALAAGLAVQVSFAQQKTLSGVVSEGGLPLPGVTVVIKGTQEGTQTDLDGKYSLKVKPGDVLVYSFIGMNDKEYKVSTANNYNVALESEDSMLDEVVVTAYGTQTKTSIAGSIAVVDSKQIRDVTTSDVTQGLVGKVAGVQIMNNSGSPGDNATIRFRGLGSISASSDPLLVVDGVPFNGSLSAINNSDIETISFLKDASAAALYGNRGANGVIIITTKRGQSGQTKVSFDTKVGIASSNFQDYNKMSSPSKYYESYYAALRNSYMTAGNSFDKASQMASQGLISESAGKLGSGLGYNIYNVPNDQLIDPTTGKINPNAQLMYHELYDDYLFRDGLFTQNNLSFSGGSDNTTFSMSLGHEKNEGIVANNDYQKITGRLSVDSRINKTFKVGGSVNYSHVERENPMGGDYIRGNNSAFSNPFFWSASIAPIYPVHAYDKEGSIMKDKSGNVLYDDGSGSITPYVRPFGQNSNPYASGTNDYRKFVSDQVFTSTYLDMKLAEGLTFKYVLSADLYSNVLRYTMNPVYGSGTGVNGRANQEDDKMFAVTNQQLLNYNKWFGQHSVDILLGHETMNRKKENLYVQRTNMLFPDSPFVDHAAVIRSANGGNETYSLEGYFAKLNYGYNNKYFVNASIRRDASSYFHPDNKWGTFFGVGGAWVISSENFMKDIAWIDQLKLKSSYGEQGNDNLLMMNPYQNQYSIKPSFDPDAPITIIGETKGNKDITWEVNKNFNAGFEASFLNGRIAVEAEYFIRKVDDMLFFVPTPLVTGFKQMPYNAGNMKNTGVEVNLSSEIVRTNDLKVSLNINGTHYKNEITKLPAGQKSIKSGQFVREEGGSIYEYYLKEYVGVNQENGNAQFIKIDDKTGERSITENWNDATLQKIDKSPIPTVYGGFGLNAEYKGFDLSANFAYQFGGYGYDTKYTSFFSVKPGQNLHNDFSKTWDPVTKQGSLPRVDVSDKASAYGGSTLALIKSDYLSLQNITVGYTFNKEVTDHLGLSKLRLYAMVDNAALWSKRQGYDPRLNLTGLSGTGYPLYRTFAFGANIQF
- the hemL gene encoding glutamate-1-semialdehyde 2,1-aminomutase, which codes for MLYQRSSKLFAEAEKVIPGGVNSPVRAFKSVGGTPIFVKEAKGAYLYDEDGNKLIDYINSWGPMILGHAYEPVVNAVIEKAKLGTSFGMPTEIETEIAELAVSMVPNIDKIRFVNSGTEACMSAVRLARGYTDREKIIKFKGCYHGHSDSFLISAGSGAVTFGSPNSPGVTAGTAKDTLLATYNDLANVASILEANKGEVAAIIVEPVAGNMGCVPPAKGFLDGLRALCDTHGALLIFDEVMTGFRLAQGGAQELFGVSADIVTFGKVIGGGLPVGAFAARNEIMNYLAPVGPVYQAGTLSGNPLAMAAGLTMLQEINKDKNLFKRLEEKTAYLEKGMRKVLSDNNVSYTINRVGSMISVFFDDREVVDFETAGYGNNDNFKKFFHGLLAEGVYIAPSSYETWFITDALTYEDLDYTINAVNKIFAK
- a CDS encoding IS1182 family transposase; this encodes MAKQSPRFKYYAQNQMSLIPHSLDDFIPKLHPVRIINTVIDKLDLESLYDSYSKCGGISYHPKMLLKVLIYGYLNNVYSSRKLEQACLENVHYMWLSGMSYPDHNTINRFRSSKLKDYIEQIFTQIVELFIAEGFISIEEAYIDGTKIEANANKFTFVWKKAISNYKEKMVQQILEIWGYADSIARQESELPPPPDFKKIDAETINQAIDTLNAALKDNPDVDQKVKNKLKYISKEYPTKIQEYQEHEAILEDRNSYSKTDKDATFMRMKEDHMNSGFLKAGYNVQISTNNQYILAYSIHSNPTDTTTLIPHLEKFKENYGEYPKSVIADAGYGSQENYTYLEDQQIKAFVKYNTFEQEQEQVEKKTRKNAKQSTKPFATDKLFYQHKGDYFVCPMGQEMHYIGDTTKATTTGFIQTLRQYQAKNCQGCPLNGVCHKAKGNRTIEINFELQRHRKKASKLLTTKEGVDKRTQRCHDVETVFGNIKQNHGFRRFMLRGKEKVAIEWGLLAIAQNIRKRAA
- a CDS encoding ribonuclease HII — encoded protein: MLLPNYSSYTLEAGTDEAGRGCIAGPVTAAAVILPKDFLNEEINDSKQITAKTRYKLRELIEENALTYKVTHLHEDTIEELNILHASIKAMTLSVLDLDPKPEFLIIDGNRFTPIPDLLHQCIVKGDTKYLSLAAASILAKTYRDDYMDKIHEEFPMYNWKKNKGYPTKEHREAIVKFGACKYHRMSFKLLPDQLKLEL